The following nucleotide sequence is from Salmo salar chromosome ssa08, Ssal_v3.1, whole genome shotgun sequence.
ccctggctgagggaaggaggttctcacccaagatttgacagtacatggcccggTCCATCGTCccattgatgcggtgaagttgtcctgtccccttagcagaaaaacacccccaaagcataatgtttccacctccatgtttgacggtggggatggtgttcttggtcataggcagcattcctcttcctccaaacacggcgagttgagttgatgccaaagagctccattttggtctcatctgaccacaaaactttcacccagttgtcctctgaatcattcagatgttcattggcaaacttcagaagggcatgtatatgtgctttcttgagcagggggaccttgcgggcgctgcaggatttcagtccttcacggcgtagtgtgttaacaattcttttcttggtgactatggtcccagctgccttgagatcattgacaagatcctcccatgtaggtctgggctgattcttcactgttctcatgatcattgcaactccacgaggagagatcttgcatggagccccaggcatagggagattgacagttcttttgtgtttcttccatttgcgaataatcacaccaactgttgtcaccttctcaccaagtttcttggcgatggtcttgtagcccattccagccttgtgcaggtctacaatcttgtccctgacatacttggagagctctttggtcttggccatggtggagagtttggaatctgattgattgattctgtggacaggtgtcttttatacaggtaacaagctgagattaggagcactccctttaacagtgtgctcctaatctcagctccttacctgtataaaagacacctgggagccagaaatcgttctgattgagaggggatcaaatacttatttccctcattaaaatgcaaatcaatttataacatttctgacatgtgcttttctgtattttttttgttattctgtctctcactgttcaaataaacctaccattaaaattatagactgatcatttctttgtcagtgggcaaacgtacaaaatcagcaggggatcaaatacttttttcccccctcactgtaagACAACACCGTACAACTCCTTGGTCGCTGGTCCTCTCAAGCCTATCATTCCTACATCTCTTCTGACATCAACATCAGGACAGCCCACAACATTCTCGTCTCTCAGAACCTGCATTAACTCTGGCACAGTCCTCCAGTCTATGCCTCATTTCACGCACACCATCTACCTCACGCACCATATCGTACCCAACCAGCCAAAAGAGGAATGGCTCCCCAGCTGTGCCTGGTTCTTCATGGTTTCCTTACTTGAAGGGAATTACCACGGTTGCTCCTTGGGTCGGTTGGCTCACTCATGGGCATCTTGTACTACCTCCGCTATATCGCCAACCATGCAGCACCTACAGTCCAGAACAGCTCACTTCCCCTCCAGGGTCCGACTCACATGGAGTTCTCTTATTAGGCTTCTGTGGTGAAGTCAATTCCTATCTACCATGGCCTGACTGATGTCTACCTGAGACTCCAAGCCAAACCTACAGTCAACCTCTCCGGGTACTTCATCTGCAGCCTTTAGCTTCCCCCGGTCCATTCTCATTTCCCTCCTTAATCCTCATTAATTTCTAATCCTCAAATATTCTAAACCCATTTTCATGTCTGGTCCTTAAACTTGTGAAATGGAAGTTTTACTGTAATTATTAGTATCTTAATGGCTGACACTAGATTAGTACTACTCACACTGTAGATAATGCTGAATTTTTCGAACATGTCAAAAAATTACCGGGATGCTATAGAGTGCTCGGGAGCCCGTAAAAATCTAAATTCCAGGAAAGTGGGCTGCGATGTAATGTTTGCCTCTGAGTTTACTTTATCTGCGATTTTAGAAATGCTCATCGCGAGTCCCCAGGCACACTAGAGTTTTTGCTCTGTCTGCCCTAAACTAGACCTTCAAAACAAGGTTAACTACTCCTTTAACCCATCTTGAAGAATGCCAGTGTAGGAGGTCCAGGGATGATGGAGTTCCTGAAGAAAGCGGTGGCCTCATTGACCTACAGCTCCCTCTGTATGCCGGAGGACATCACAGCACGCGGTCTGGAGTCAATCCCCAACTTCTTCTTCAGGGAAGATGGACTCAGGCTGTGGGACATCGTCCACAGGTAATGTTTGTACAGGCCTATAGATTTTCATGGTGCAAAAAATTTCATGCAACTGAATTGGTCAGTTTACCAAACTGTAATCTGCCACCCCCCAATCCTCAATTGGCAACCCATCCATAGTTGACACAatcattacaataattcactatgGTAATTAAATTATAATTCTTCTTCCGGTGTTCTCTGCATTGCTCATTGCATaaagagtaaaaaataaaataaagaaaaaaaggtAAAAATCAATACATAGTAAATtacatccctagagcagtaaaataatataCATGCATAccatatacatataaataaatacaggaAAAAAAAACTGAAGTCACTTGAACCTAGTCTGGCACAAAGAAgattcatatgggagacaagcctacagtatacacaatctatatacacacgCCATTAACCACATAGCAGCTAAATATTTTTACAATTTAATTATAGGTAGCCCTTTCTTCTAGTCCAAGCTTTATTTAAATATTACGCAAATGGAAATACACAATGGACaatttctcctcatcactcagccacataataccagggtatatctggtgtgcTTTCTGGAATAAGAGCAAGTGTATATCATGGTAGAAAGCGTAATAGAGGATAAGATAagttttattctctatttcttcgaggtcacaatagttacatagtctttcctcttccatttcacCACAATACCGACTTGTTtaaatacgcagaggcaatatccctgatcttaccagtGCACATAGCGATCTCTTGCTTTTAGGTAGGTTATACATAATATCTCTCACAAACAAATTCACCTTTAATCAAACAAGGTTCTCAATTTGGGTTTATAATTAATCTTCTCCACCCATTTATTTTCATATTGCATCAACAGTTGTTTTTTAATAATCTATGTCTCCCTTAATTTGGTTTTCGTATAGATGTTCAGTCAGACTCTTGAAAAAGGTTGGACATTTCAGTTGCCCAGGCTCCCCCTATGGATAGAGCCCATTGAAAAACGTTACTAGCTATTCTGACAGTTGGCATATCCATCAGTCTATTCCAAAAGCTCACCATACACACCTTCCATCTCACCTCACAGGGTTTCCAGCCCACGTCCCCAGTTATTGCAAGTATAGGTGCAAACTTGTGAACACCTAAAAAGTAACGTACTGCTCTGTTAtggacatgtttgtttttaaaatacctcttagcaccccacactcctgctgaatagtccagaacaggacacacacatatcTGATACAGTTTGGAATACGTAGCATAACCAATATCTTTGAGTTTTTGTTGTTCCTATAACTCCAAGAGCTCTACTTGCTGAGTTGGCTAGGGCTGATGTTCCGTATAGAAAGGTAATATGTTCATCAATAAAAAGACCCAAATATTTATAATTGCTAGTAAACTCAAGAATGTCTTCACCAAAAGAGAACTGAAAAACACTTCTTAGTACCTGGTTTTCTAAAATGCATCTGTGCTCTTTTGCCATGTTGTCATTGTGTTTTGGCTAATGCCTGATATTTTGTATAGGTTTGTTCAGGATATGATTGGTCACTACTACACCTGTGACTCAGACGTCCAGAAGGACTGTGAACTGCAGAACTGGATCAAGGATATCTTCTTCCATGGGTTCCTGGCAGAAACCAGCACAGGTTACACTTTTCTCATTTAAAGACACAATCTGCGTCACaaatgtcaaaagtagtgcactatatagggaaaagggtgcaatTTGACAGACTACACTTCCAGTATTTCTGATAATAAACGTGTCCATTCCCTTATGCTTCTCATTCCCAAACTATATTCTGGATCATTTGTTAATTCGGTGTCTGATCATTGTGGCATACTGTCTCCACTGTGCAGGAATCCCTCAGTCTTTCAGTTTGGTGACAGAGCTGGTCAAGTTTCTCACCATGGTGATCTTCACAGTGACTGTCAAACATGCTGCAGTCAACAATGGACAGGTATTGAACATTTAAACATCAAAAACCTGTGTGCTGTATTCTCCGCTGTTATTCAAAATGTGATTTTagtttgtttctgttgaattATATTGGAAAAGCAGTGGTTTGTTCTATTTTGCCATTGTCATTCCAGTTTGATTTTGGCGGCTGGATGCCCAACTTCGCCATCGCTCTGCAACAGCCACCTCCCACCACTAAGGGGCAGTGTACTGAGAGCACCATGCTGAAGACCTTCCCTGACATCAATACCACCGTCCATGGCATGGCAGCGGTGTACCTTCTGAGCTCGCAGTCCACTGACTTTGTGAGTATACGAGAAACtgtatttaaaaatgtatatatgacATTAAAGCATTTCATGACAATCTCAAATAATTTCCTCAGTAGTCATAATTAATATCAGTGGTTCATGAATTTCAAATTTCATCAACTCTCTTGCCTCCTTAGGTTGCTCTTGGAAATGGCTATCAGGATCACTTCAGTGAGAAGACCCCTCTGAAACTGATTCACGAATTTAAAAATGTGCTGAAGGAATACAACTTTGAAATCCAAGGCAGGAATGTCTCTTTGCCCCTGTCATATACCTACCTGAATCCCAACAATGTGGAGAACAGTGTGGCCCTGTAAAATGAGTCGGGGGTCGTAtttattaggcaccaaatggaaaaaAAACTTGCTGATACAGGGAGAGACTAACTTGTTTTCTGTTGAAACATGTTTTGAAACATTTATCTTATGGTGTGCCCTAATCATTACAACCCAGGCAGTTTACTCTATTGCGGTTCAGTCCACTTTTCCTTTTTAATAGCCACATGCAGCCAAGATAAGAAGTTAAATGTTTCTACTTCTGTGTTGTTTTGTATGCCACTAGCTGATCCCTTTTTATCAAAGTATTTAGTTGGGTTCTTCACCCTTGTATAACTGAATGTTTGTGCCTCGGGTCCCTTCCTGTTATTGGTAAAACCTAATCTTACATGCAAAACAGGAAGCTACTGTAGCTGCTCCCCATGGCCTTCCATTTTCCAGCTAAACCAGCAGGAGGTCTGGTATATGGTTCCCATAGAGACAGGTGACCTTAAGGAGAACTTCTttcagctacctgcctccctctaaaaGGGGAGTGTTGAGAGTAAACTACCAAATGGACAACACCTACAGACCTCACTTCCCATAGGGCCTTGCTGCTGAGAGAGAACTGCATGTGACGTTCCTGATTTATTAGCAGTGTAGCTTGAACCCACTCAATTGTGTGAGAGCCAAAAGGAAACTCCTGTCCATACAGCCAAGATAAAGTTATAATCTCTAACTCTGATTTGTAACTCTATTTGCTGGCTGATCAACAGCTTTTTGATTTCATGCAATAAAGTCTTAGTTAATTTTCATCCTTGTCAGTGTTCATTGTCCATGTTGCCCAAGGCGTTTTGTTAAACTGGTTGACCTTTACACACCGGTGCCTTATACTGCGTAGCACACAAGGATATAAAAGGTGAAGATGGTGAAACGTGTATATCTCCACCAGACTATAGTGGTTAATACCTTTCAGTAGTCAGTCATTATTCTTCATGTTACACTATGATTCAGCTTTTGAAATAACTTGTAATGTGATTGATTATACTCCCATGAACAGGGTCATGGCTTTGGATATTGAATAGGGGACCATTTTTCAACGAACCTTTACTAGGTGATACCTAATTCTCAACTTGGAAGGCACTAGTGTCTTCTACACTTCCATGGTCAAGACAGATGGGTGTTCACCCCACAGACGGTCCACCCTAAAGTGCTGCATGTCATGAGCCTGACTCAGAAATCAAGAGTCGCTTTGAATGACACCCACCTGTCTCGATCAATGACAGGAGATTAGACCTCGAAAAGATGGCggcaaatacactgaacaaaaatgttaatgcaacatgtaaaatgaTGATCCTATGTTTCAGAaaatgaaataaaagatcccagaaatgttccatttgaACTAAAAACTTTCTCTCAAATTTCATGAACaaatgtttatatccctgttagtgatcatttctcctttaccaagataatcaatccacctgacaggtgtggcatattaagaagcctATTAAACtccatgattattacacaggtgcaccttgtgctggggataataaatgaccactctaaaatgtgcagttttgtcacacaacacaatgccacagatgtctcaagttttgagggagcatgcaatcggtaccctgactgcaggaatgtccaccagagctgttgccagataatttaatgttcattttttttaccataagctgcctccaatgtcgttttagagaatttagcagtatgtccaactggcctcacaaccacagaccatgtataACCCCAccagccaaggacctccacatcttGCATCTTCAcatgcgggattgtctgagaccagccacctgaacAGCTGTtggaactgaggagtatttctgt
It contains:
- the LOC106610332 gene encoding hydroperoxide isomerase ALOXE3 isoform X1; translation: MSNRNIFLVDYKHLHGVTANVINGKQHFLAAPLCLLYMTPEDKLMPIAIQLKQEPGEDNPIFLPTDSEYDWLLAKIFVRSADFAEHELNFHLLRTHLLAEVFAVSTLRNLPMVHPVYKLLISHFRYTLQINTLARQALISENGVITENASVGGPGMMEFLKKAVASLTYSSLCMPEDITARGLESIPNFFFREDGLRLWDIVHRFVQDMIGHYYTCDSDVQKDCELQNWIKDIFFHGFLAETSTGIPQSFSLVTELVKFLTMVIFTVTVKHAAVNNGQFDFGGWMPNFAIALQQPPPTTKGQCTESTMLKTFPDINTTVHGMAAVYLLSSQSTDFVALGNGYQDHFSEKTPLKLIHEFKNVLKEYNFEIQGRNVSLPLSYTYLNPNNVENSVAL
- the LOC106610332 gene encoding hydroperoxide isomerase ALOXE3 isoform X2, which encodes MAAVHCFSVLSLFQALKITAMPWLASRPFSPPPCTLEFNIPPRLPSLSVCALANQFLSMATPAHSPPNALIFNQPAVSSPLCQKILQGNASVGGPGMMEFLKKAVASLTYSSLCMPEDITARGLESIPNFFFREDGLRLWDIVHRFVQDMIGHYYTCDSDVQKDCELQNWIKDIFFHGFLAETSTGIPQSFSLVTELVKFLTMVIFTVTVKHAAVNNGQFDFGGWMPNFAIALQQPPPTTKGQCTESTMLKTFPDINTTVHGMAAVYLLSSQSTDFVALGNGYQDHFSEKTPLKLIHEFKNVLKEYNFEIQGRNVSLPLSYTYLNPNNVENSVAL